One window of Vicia villosa cultivar HV-30 ecotype Madison, WI unplaced genomic scaffold, Vvil1.0 ctg.000893F_1_1, whole genome shotgun sequence genomic DNA carries:
- the LOC131632018 gene encoding uncharacterized protein LOC131632018 — MSLMIIKCGVPEAFKDTISKEITNAKDFLAKIEKHFAKSDKVEASTLLQSLISINYKGKGNIRKYIMEMSNISSNKFMAQKLELSDNLLVHLVLISLPAQFGQFKINYN, encoded by the coding sequence ATGAGTCTTATGATCATAAAGTGTGGCGTTCCAGAGGCATTCAAGGATACTATATCTAAAGAAATAACAAATGCTAAAGATTTTCTTGCTAAAATTGAAAAGCACTTTGCTAAAAGCGATAAAGTGGAAGCAAGCACACTTCTTCAAAGCTTGATTTCTATAAACTATAAAGGCAAAGGAAACATAAGAAAGTATATTATGGAAATGTCTAATATTTCTTCCAACAAATTTATGGCACAAAAGCTTGAGTTGTCGGATAATTTACTCGTGCATTTGGTATTAATATCTCTTCCTGCACAATTTGGCCAATTTAAGATAAACTATAATTGA
- the LOC131631990 gene encoding uncharacterized protein LOC131631990, which translates to MSQLGLLLQETRAESRTILGLLNEQMDGVDGVPRRRRSFKERFGFIGIGCCGATRGFRSSSSSSSSQLPQQQISDTDPVQDPSVCVGPNPTASSSGNMNLAAALAAERQLRRQPVETVAGGGRNSGTPWRVSLMRLLEETENGDTVEAETVREVKVGGVAGNDSVCCVCMGRNKGAAFIPCGHTFCRVCSRELWLNRGSCPLCNRSINEILDIF; encoded by the coding sequence ATGAGTCAGCTCGGTTTGTTATTGCAGGAGACCCGGGCTGAGTCAAGAACGATTCTCGGTTTGTTAAACGAACAAATGGACGGTGTTGATGGAGTTCCTCGGAGGAGACGTAGCTTCAAGGAACGGTTTGGATTCATCGGGATAGGTTGCTGTGGAGCCACGCGTGGATtccgttcttcttcttcttcctcttcatctCAATTACCTCAGCAACAAATTTCTGATACGGATCCGGTTCAGGATCCGAGCGTCTGCGTTGGCCCGAATCCAACTGCTTCCAGTTCGGGTAATATGAATCTTGCGGCGGCGCTAGCGGCGGAGCGACAACTCCGAAGACAGCCGGTGGAAACTGTCGCCGGAGGGGGTAGGAATTCGGGGACACCGTGGAGAGTGTCGTTGATGAGGCTGTTAGAGGAGACGGAAAATGGTGACACGGTGGAGGCAGAGACTGTGAGAGAGGTGAAAGTAGGTGGTGTGGCGGGGAATGATTCGGTGTGTTGCGTGTGCATGGGAAGGAATAAAGGCGCGGCGTTTATTCCATGTGGACACACTTTTTGCAGAGTCTGCTCTAGGGAGCTGTGGCTGAACAGAGGCTCCTGCCCACTTTGTAACCGTTCGATTAACGAGattcttgatattttctag